CTATTGTATTGCGGCGACTGAAAGTTGAGAAGCGACGATGACGATGTTCTCTCTTCCTCCGATCATCGTTTTCAAATCTTTTTGCTATTGGTGACATTTTGAACGACGATGTGGGTTTTTTGTTGGCAACGACGTCTCAGTGGTGGTACTTTAGACCTTGAAAGCTTGAGATTGAAGAGTCACCCTTACCTAGAGAAGAACATTCATATTTGGGAAAGAATTGGtattaggtatttttttttacataccAATAATATTTATGGTATTATATTATAGTATTATCCGGTATTATGGATTACTGATTAGATGTATGGGCTAAagatgggattttaaaaatatatacggAAGGTAAATAGGGATATTTATATGGCTACAACATAAAGGTAAGAACACGAATAATTATACggttataaatataaatgtttgataaattaattgatttacaattaagtttattatatttacaaattgagaaaaataattaaaaaatgataaagttcatataaaagaatatcatttaatatattttaacaattaattaatagaaatataattattttatcatattgattaataatattttttttttgaaattttatgagctattaaattaatatatttgtgtaTCGTTCGATATTGATCCGAATTACTGAGACCGATCTGTTTCGGTACCTTCCGAGTCAATGACCTATACCGTGACTTTGAATCATGTTACCCATtgaattaaatcattttcctttcttttaaattatcataCATTGCTTTTCTAGGTGGAGTATTATGGGACGCCAGTCAGCTTGAAGAGCATTGCTCAAATCAGTACACCTGATTCAGCTTCTCTCTTGGTTCAACCATATGACAAATCCAGGTACACCCTCCATTGACTACATAGGATTGGGTGGGAATTATCGAGGTGGATGGAATCCACACCTGTTTTCGTCCTTTTCAATATGTATTGCATGCTTAAAAGGTTGCAGGGTCCAAAAATCAACAGATTTTTCCTTGAAGACTCGGTTGAGGCAAAACAAAAGTATAAACTATATAAAATGATCCAAACTTCCTTTTTTGTGATCATTAAAAGAGATATAGGAAATGTCTAATTGTGTTGTTCTTCAGAAAATGAATATCTTTTTCTTTGCAGAATACCTCCTGTAATCATCTCTATATAGTCTTGATGATCCATGCTAATTGACACTTTATGGTTTGTCAGCCTAAAGGTTATTGAGAAGGCCATAGTCAGCTCTGATCTTGGTTTGACTCCAAACAATGATGGAGAAGTAATACGGTTGTCCCTTCCCCAGCTGACATCTGAGAGAAGGAAGGTATCTTCTCTTAACCTTTCCATGTGGAAATATGGTGTTTACACTAGACTGCTGGTGACCTGTGAACTCTTTAGTTTTGTGAAGAACTGATATagttataaaaagaaaaagtagtttAATATGCCATTCCAATGTTTCTCACTTTCATTCCCTGTTACAGTATCACAATTCACAAGCTTAGGAGGCTCAAATTTAGAGCATTGTTGTTGTCACAATCTTGGTTGTTTGTTAAAAGCATATCTTGCCAAAACCATCTGGAAATATCAAGCGTGAAATCATCAACTGTTCTTTCAAAGTTGCTGCTGAAAAATCTGATCTTGGATCCATCTTTGCTTCACACTTTATTGCAGGAGTTGTCAAAAGTTGTGGCTAAACAAGCTGAGGAAGGAAAGGTACATTTGCATCAACTCCAGTTTCATTACTAAATTAAGTTCATATTAGTTTTAGTGTATCTTTTAGGTTGTTAAACTTGGAATTTGGAAATACGCAGATACCTGCTGCTTACCAAAGCAGATGAAGAGGACATAGTTTAATTTACAATTTGAGttgaagttaatttttatttgagttcTACTTTGTCTATATGAAGAAGTGGTTGAAATTTAAGCTAGTGTTGGGCACCATTATATCATTATTCAAGAGTCAATGACTTGTAAAAAACTATAACGTAGGGAATCATTGGTAGTGAGGCTTGCTGAAGTCAATGTTTAAATTACCAAAGGAGCATGCATTTTCCAAAACTGCATTATCTTGATCAACAACCCACTGATGTGATCTTGTGTTGTGGCGATCCAAGTTGTATTACCTAGATAATTGTGTAGGTGATATCCTGGTTGTTTGTCCTATTCTCTTCAAATCTTTTGTTGATCTCCCCTGTTTGTCATTCTAGGTGGCATTGAGGAATATAAGAAGAGATGCCCTAAAAGCATATGAAAAACTTGAAaaggtttgttttatttttactttttcgttttttatgttatttttttattttttcagttaTAGCTCCTTTgcctttttccccttttcctcTAGGTTTCCTGTCTTGTGATATTGACCATCTTTTGCAGGACAAAAAGCTCTCAGAAGATAATGTGAAAGACTTGTCTAGTGATTTACAGGTACATAATCAAGTTGATGCTTACCTTTAAATAGTTCATTGTATTATGTATTACTAGGTGCAGAAAGTATATTCTGGGGAATAATTACTATTTTCATCACTTGAATCTAGtctggcaattttttttttgggaatggAAAGGGCATATGGATCATTCATATAATGCATGACagtttttccttgaaatttcaTTCCCAAACATACTATTCACCTTGAATTTCTCTTAGAAGATCCTGGAAATAAGGCACTTCTCTTATGCCCATACATTTATATTTCTTCGTcattatcaatatatttttttttgataaccgtgGATGTCCGGGCCAGCTTACgcgcacctcgactaatcccacgAGGCCCTGAAGTTAACGACTGGGTAAAACCTCCAGTGGCCCTAAGGGGACTCAAACTGGTGACCATTGGGGAGCAAACCTAAGGCCAGACCAACTGAGCTACCCCTCAGGGTTTCGtcattatcaatatatatttctcatccttcccttgAACTTTactattatcaatatatatttcatttctgataaaaatatatatttcttcgTCATCAATGAATGAAATAGGAAGAATGCTATTCCTTGAGGACTCAACTTTGTTCTTGTTTTTATGCAGAAGCTGATAGATGAGTATATGAAGAAGATTGAAACCATCTACAAACAGAAAGAGAAGGTATTGTCCATGTGAATATAACCAATTGCATAAGAAGAAGTTTTGATTGTTTTGAGatgtagatttattttttatttcttttggtgTATGTGTTTCTCATATGAGTCACATTTGTGAAGATGGTTGGAGTATAGCACTCCATGAATGCCAAGATGGAGATCTCTATTCCTAAAATTAGGGGTGAAAGTAGGCTATTTTTAgcttgtgtatttttttttttgataaaccaAGAGAAGAAATCATATTAGAACACGCCAAAACAGGGGGCGCTCCCTAAGTACACCGGCAGTATACAAAGAAGGCCTCAC
Above is a genomic segment from Vitis riparia cultivar Riparia Gloire de Montpellier isolate 1030 chromosome 7, EGFV_Vit.rip_1.0, whole genome shotgun sequence containing:
- the LOC117918883 gene encoding ribosome-recycling factor, chloroplastic isoform X2, whose product is MAMTFSPATPVRTIFQRKSLSSGGCYCRGPSYEKCHLNIGIASTLRSAANYVRLGDGAREYSGKLIVAKRNFQKRTGIFRCATMEEIEAEKSSIEKDVKERMEKTIETVRTNFNSIRTGRANPAILDRVEVEYYGTPVSLKSIAQISTPDSASLLVQPYDKSSLKVIEKAIVSSDLGLTPNNDGEVIRLSLPQLTSERRKELSKVVAKQAEEGKVALRNIRRDALKAYEKLEKDKKLSEDNVKDLSSDLQKLIDEYMKKIETIYKQKEKELLKV